From the Nerophis ophidion isolate RoL-2023_Sa linkage group LG18, RoL_Noph_v1.0, whole genome shotgun sequence genome, one window contains:
- the LOC133537577 gene encoding collagenase 3-like: MQLSALWTLLLAGVLATIQAAPAVAPTPTPYQQGLAEGYLSRFYGNVGIGNTSGLFRGNFSEDLEAMQSFFGLEVTGVLNHETLGVMKASRCGVSDIGRYGHFAGEPKWKKRLITYRITQYTTDLSQRQVDETIAQAFKLYSDVIPLDFKQISSDTADIMILFKGGQHGDPYPFDGTGKVVAHANSPGRKLGGDTHFDDDEYWTLDQTGVNLLLMAAHELGHSLGLDHSRNRSALMFPTYQFVNTDGYKLPDDDVREIQALYGSRTADPTTAPEPDSPADPEPEEPTEDPANVLRNPRDQQCSKDLAFDASTSIRGDLFFFKNGYYWRWNAVSGIHFGKVSTKWPGIDLVDAAYEAPNENVVHLFEGNQYWGIKAIERTLIPGYPKPLTSLGLPSSVSKIDAAVYITRTGKTLIFANAQYWSIDEATDQIDPGYPKSIAQDFPGVGSKIDAVFENYGYLYISVGPKLLEFYKPGQRVTRMLLNSNWLDCY; the protein is encoded by the exons ATGCAGCTCTCTGCTTTGTGGACGCTGCTGCTCGCCGGTGTTCTGGCGACGATTCAAGCTGCACCCGCCGTCGCCCCAACTCCAACGCCGTACCAGCAAGGACTTGCAGAG GGGTATCTGTCACGGTTTTATGGCAATGTGGGGATCGGGAACACCTCAGGCCTCTTCAGGGGCAACTTTAGCGAAGATCTGGAAGCCATGCAGTCTTTCTTCGGATTGGAG GTAACGGGGGTCTTGAATCACGAAACGTTGGGGGTTATGAAGGCGTCTAGATGTGGCGTGTCGGACATCGGCCGCTACGGACACTTTGCTGGGGAACCCAAGTGGAAGAAGAGGCTTATCACCTACAG GATCACTCAGTACACTACAGATCTAAGCCAGAGACAAGTGGACGAGACCATCGCCCAAGCCTTCAAGCTCTACAGCGACGTCATCCCGCTGGACTTCAAGCAGATCTCCAGCGACACTGCAGACATCATGATTCTCTTCAAGGGGGGAC AACACGGGGACCCATATCCTTTTGACGGAACCGGGAAAGTCGTAGCTCACGCCAACTCTCCGGGACGGAAGCTGGGAGGGGACACCCACTTTGACGATGATGAGTATTGGACTCTAGACCAAACAG GTGTTAATCTGCTACTTATGGCGGCCCACGAGTTGGGCCACTCTTTGGGTCTGGACCATTCCAGGAATAGAAGTGCACTGATGTTCCCTACTTATCAGTTTGTCAACACAGACGGCTACAAGCTGCCAGACGATGACGTACGAGAAATTCAAGCCCTCTATG GGAGCCGTACAGCAGATCCAACAACAGCCCCGGAACCAGACTCGCCTGCTGACCCCGAACCAGAGGAACCAACAGAAGACCCAGCAAACGTTCTTCGAAACCCTCGTGACCAGCAGTGCAGCAAGGATCTGGCCTTCGATGCTTCCACGTCCATCAGGGGAGACTTGTTCTTTTTCAAAAATGg ATACTACTGGAGGTGGAATGCCGTATCAGGGATACATTTTGGTAAAGTGAGCACAAAATGGCCAGGGATCGACCTAGTCGATGCTGCGTATGAGGCACCAAACGAGAATGTGGTTCATCTCTTTGAAG GTAATCAGTACTGGGGCATTAAGGCCATTGAAAGGACTTTAATCCCAGGTTATCCGAAGCCTCTCACCAGCCTGGGCTTGCCGTCCTCTGTCAGTAAGATTGACGCAGCAGTCTACATAACACGTACTGGGAAAACATTGATTTTTGCCAACGCGCAATATTGGAG CATTGATGAAGCTACAGACCAAATAGATCCTGGATATCCAAAATCCATTGCTCAGGACTTTCCTGGCGTGGGCTCCAAAATCGATGCTGTTTTCGAGAATTACG GGTACCTTTATATCTCGGTCGGCCCAAAACTATTGGAATTCTACAAGCCGGGCCAGAGAGTGACGCGGATGCTGCTCAACTCCAACTGGCTTGATTGCTACTAA